The genomic window GCGAGCTTCGTACACTCGAATCGCCGATGCCAAGGCGCAGTATCTTCGGCGTAAGGCGGCAGCTTCCGCCGAGGAGATTCGCGCAGTTGTTGGTTGCGAGGCCCACCGGCGCTTGGCCGAGACCGTCGGTAGGGACTCCAAGGGATCATGAAGCGTCTCGGCCGGGCGGTCGGACCTCTCTGCATGTTGGTCTTCACGGCATGCAGTGCTGGCGCCGGTCTACAAGTTCTTTCTGCTGCCGATGAGAAGATCCGCGTAGAGCGAAGCGCTCACACGCTGCTGGAGTCGCTCCCATTCAAGTTTGTCGGGAGATCGTTCGCGTTCTATATCGTGGGTGACGATCGAGCTTCAGGATGGAATATCGCTCCAGGCATCATTTACATCAGTCAGCCGGCGGCTCGTAATATGTCCGATGAGGAGTTAGCCCAGCTTATCGCCCACAGTATAGGTCACGACCTATTGACCCATCCCGTCAGGGAAACGGATGTCTCAGACAGTCGCCAGGCCGCAGAACTTGTTACCATCGCTGTGGTGCCTGGAGGTCTTTTGCTGACAGGGATCGTGGAGGGAATGACGAGGAACGGTGACTATACCCTTTCCCAGGAGATCGATGCAGAGCGTATCGGCCTGCGACTCTGGCTCTATAGCGGTCGAACGTGCGCGACATGGATTGCGTTGCGAGAAAAGCAGGAAGAACAGGGACGGAGCTGGCACGAGCCGCGTCGAGATGTCACCCCGCCATTTGATGATCTTATTGCCGTGGTGAAGGGGGAATGCGTGCGACGGCAGTAGGGGCGCTGCCTGCTACGCCCGGTGCGAGGCCATTAGTGGCGATGGGATTTCTCGGCTGCCTCAACGAGAGCTCGAAAGAGCGCGAGTTGCTCGGGGTAGCGGGCCACCATCCGCTCGGGATGCCAGTGGACGGCGAGGAGAAAGCGCCCCGGGCCTTCAATCCCCTCGATAACCCCGTCAGGAGCGGCGGCGTTGATCGTGAGATTGGGTGCCAGATCGCGGATGATTTGGTGGTGGGTGCTGGTTACGTCCAACTCTCGAACGCCGAGAATCTCGATGAGGCGAGAGCCTTCCATAATCGTCACCGCGTGCGCCGACTCCCCGCGCTGCTCCCGAGAGCTCTGGTGGGTGGGGTCGGTCTCTTGCCGGTAGGAGAGGTCCTGATAGAGACTGCCGCCCATGGCCACGTTGACGACCTGGAGCCCGCGGCAGATCCCTAAGAGCGGCAGGTCGTGGCTGCGGGCAGCATGAACCAGTGCCACTTCGAAGCGATCTCGCTCTTCGTCGATCTCACCGCACCGTTCAAGGACGGTCTGCCCATACAGGGAGGGGTGGATGTCGGCCCCTCCGGTCAGGATCAGCCCGTCTATTGCCTCTAGGTACCCTTCGATCAGGTCAGGCGCCGCATGGGGGATCGGCAGAATCAGCGGTAGGCCGCCGGCCTCGAGGACGGCACGCGGATAGCCCTCCAGCACCGCCTCCCAGCGCTCGTCGTCATCCCGGTAATGCCAACTTGTGATTCCGATTCTTGGCCGCATTGGTCAGATCCTTCGCACGACGCGGCCAGGTCTGGCGTCGGTATGCTCGCCGGCCTCAACTACCGGAACCCCGTTGACGAAGACATGATGGATGCCGATGGGGTACCGGATCGGCGCCTCATAGGTCGCCCTATCGGATACGATCGCTGCGTCGAAGAGGACCAAGTCGGCCATGCAGCCGGACTGTACACGCCCCCGGTCCAGCAGACCAAGCTTGCGGCATGGATCCCAGGTCATCTTCCTGATGGCGGTTGGCAGGTCGAGCACCTGCCGCTCCCGCACAAAGTGGCCCAGGACCCGCGGGAAGGTCCCGAAGGTTCTCGGATGAGGCCGACCGTGACTAAGCGGACCCTCGTGGCCGCGACACCCGGAGTCTGACCCGATCATCGCATATGGCTGTTGTAGAATCGTATCCAGGTTCTCCTCACACATGGTAAAGAAGATGGCATCGACCTGCATCTGTTCGGCGATCAGGAGGTCCAGAACGAAGTCGATCGAGGAGGTTGCGGCTCGTACTGCCGCTTCAGACACCCGCAGCCCCTCATAGCAGCGGTTCTCCTCGCGCGTCACCTCGGAGATCATCAGTCGGGACCAGTAATCAGGCGGGTAGTGCGTGGTCAGTTCCTGCATAATCCGGACGCGCGCTGCCGGGTTACGCAGCCGTTCGGTTCGCTCCCGTTGCCCGCCTTCCAAGGCCCAATCCGGCAGGACCGCTTGCAGCCCGGTGTTGGAGGCGGTGTAGGGGTACCGGTCGCAGGAGACGTCAAGGCCTCGCGCTCGCGCCTCTTCAATACGCTGTAGCGCCTCGTGAAGCTTCGGCCAGTTGCGCTCGCCAGAGGTCTTCAGGTGGGAGATCTGAAGGGGGATTTCCGCCTTTTCCGCCACTCCGACAATCTCCTCGATTGCCTCAAGCAGCCCATCGCCTTCGCTCCGCATGTGGCAGGTCAGCACGCCACCAGCCTCCCGCACCGCGATCGCAATCGCCGTGAGCTCCTCAGGCCTGGAGAAGCAGGCGGGCGCGTACACCAGACCTGTGGACAAACCAAGCGCGCCCTCGGCCATCCCTTGTCGCGCTCCTTCAACCATTGCCCTCAGCTCCTGCGATGAGGGCGGGCGGTTGGCGCCTCCCATGGCCGAGCCGCGCAGGGTGTTGTGGCCGATCAGGAGACCGAAGTTCTCGGAGATCCCCGTGGCCTCCAGTCGCGTGAAGTAGCCTGTCACTCCCTGCCAGGCATGGTCGAGGCCATAAAGGTCACGGTAGGTGGCTGTCCGCTCTTCGAGCCAGGATCCCCATATCGGGGCGGCCGCGTATCCGCAATTGCCCCCGATCTCAAGCGTCACCCCCTGTCGCACGGCGCTGTCAGCCGTCGGCTGAAGCAGGAGATGGTAATCGGAGTGCGAGTGAATATCTACGAAGCCAGGAGAAAGCGTAAGGCCGGCGGCCTCGATCACCCGATACCCGGAGGATGGGGAAATTCGCCCGATCTCTGCGATTCGGTCGCCGGCTACGGCGAGGTCAGCCCGCCGCGCGGGACTTCCGGTCCCGTCGATGAGGTCAGCGCCTCGAATTACCAGGTCATACATCGTTATCCAGTAGCTTTCAGCGATCAGGGAAGATGCGTTCTCAACTTAATAGTTTAATCCGCCCTTTATACTTCGCTTCCAGTTGACGATTATGCTCATCGCCTCCTGGGAGGTTGGCGCTGAGATAGATGGGTGGGATAAGCCCCTTCGCGATAAACCGCTCCACCACGCCGCAGATGATCGAGTTGACGATAAAGGCCCCTGCTACAAGTGATGTCGGTCCCACCTTTGCTGTAAGGCGGGGGAAGGTAAGGGCGCCATCGCCGGCCTCGCCGAAGTTGTTGATTACGAGGTCCGCCACCTCGAAGAGACGCTTGCCACTCGGATGGCGTGAGGCCACGGCCTGGGCGTGACGCAGCGACGTGATCGCGATCACTGTGAGTTCTCGCTTCTTCGCCTCCAGTGCCAACTCGATCGGGACCGGGTTAATCCCGGCGTTGGAGATGATGATAAGGACCTCGTTGGGCCGCGGCTCGTGGTAGTCGAGAAGAATCGCAGCGAGGCCGCTGAGTCGTTCCAATCGTCCGCTCTTTTTTGGGGACGTAAGCGGGCTTAGGAACGGCTCGGTCATCGTATTGACGGGAACCAGCCCGCCAGCGCGATGGAACGCCTCTTCGGCCACCGAATGGGAGTGACCACTTCCAAAGATGTGCAGGACACCATCGGCTACGAGAGATGAGAAGATTAGATCGGCAGCTTTGTCGATCGCCTCCGCCTGGCTGTGCTGGATCTCGCTAAGCAATCGAACTACGGCTTCGTAGTATGCTGGATTGTTCATCGTAGTCCTTGAAATGCCCGTCCCGGA from Candidatus Methylomirabilis sp. includes these protein-coding regions:
- a CDS encoding gamma-glutamyl-gamma-aminobutyrate hydrolase family protein, which translates into the protein MRPRIGITSWHYRDDDERWEAVLEGYPRAVLEAGGLPLILPIPHAAPDLIEGYLEAIDGLILTGGADIHPSLYGQTVLERCGEIDEERDRFEVALVHAARSHDLPLLGICRGLQVVNVAMGGSLYQDLSYRQETDPTHQSSREQRGESAHAVTIMEGSRLIEILGVRELDVTSTHHQIIRDLAPNLTINAAAPDGVIEGIEGPGRFLLAVHWHPERMVARYPEQLALFRALVEAAEKSHRH
- a CDS encoding D-aminoacylase, which gives rise to MYDLVIRGADLIDGTGSPARRADLAVAGDRIAEIGRISPSSGYRVIEAAGLTLSPGFVDIHSHSDYHLLLQPTADSAVRQGVTLEIGGNCGYAAAPIWGSWLEERTATYRDLYGLDHAWQGVTGYFTRLEATGISENFGLLIGHNTLRGSAMGGANRPPSSQELRAMVEGARQGMAEGALGLSTGLVYAPACFSRPEELTAIAIAVREAGGVLTCHMRSEGDGLLEAIEEIVGVAEKAEIPLQISHLKTSGERNWPKLHEALQRIEEARARGLDVSCDRYPYTASNTGLQAVLPDWALEGGQRERTERLRNPAARVRIMQELTTHYPPDYWSRLMISEVTREENRCYEGLRVSEAAVRAATSSIDFVLDLLIAEQMQVDAIFFTMCEENLDTILQQPYAMIGSDSGCRGHEGPLSHGRPHPRTFGTFPRVLGHFVRERQVLDLPTAIRKMTWDPCRKLGLLDRGRVQSGCMADLVLFDAAIVSDRATYEAPIRYPIGIHHVFVNGVPVVEAGEHTDARPGRVVRRI
- a CDS encoding SIS domain-containing protein, translating into MNNPAYYEAVVRLLSEIQHSQAEAIDKAADLIFSSLVADGVLHIFGSGHSHSVAEEAFHRAGGLVPVNTMTEPFLSPLTSPKKSGRLERLSGLAAILLDYHEPRPNEVLIIISNAGINPVPIELALEAKKRELTVIAITSLRHAQAVASRHPSGKRLFEVADLVINNFGEAGDGALTFPRLTAKVGPTSLVAGAFIVNSIICGVVERFIAKGLIPPIYLSANLPGGDEHNRQLEAKYKGRIKLLS